In a single window of the Deltaproteobacteria bacterium genome:
- a CDS encoding response regulator has product MPSAAKTENIAPESLLTSYQVGSILQVNPSSVNKWVKDGRIPAFRTPGGHRRIRAADLVLFLQEHSMPVPKSLNNAAKKRLLIVDDDPKQLSALKRLLKSYKERLEARYATNGIDALVQVGSFKPQVVLLDVYMAELDGIEVCRRLKDNPQTEDMKIIMVTGQVTPEIEKSAIEAGASECINKPINLEALLEKLGLPNQVDALSS; this is encoded by the coding sequence TTGCCAAGTGCCGCAAAAACCGAAAATATCGCGCCGGAAAGCCTACTGACGTCTTACCAAGTTGGCTCGATCCTGCAGGTAAATCCCAGTTCGGTAAACAAGTGGGTAAAAGATGGCAGAATTCCTGCTTTTCGAACTCCCGGTGGACACCGCAGAATCCGTGCTGCCGACCTTGTATTGTTTCTTCAAGAGCACAGTATGCCGGTTCCTAAAAGTCTCAATAATGCAGCGAAGAAACGATTGCTCATTGTTGATGATGACCCGAAGCAACTCTCAGCTCTCAAGCGTCTTTTGAAATCTTACAAAGAGCGGCTTGAAGCACGTTACGCAACCAATGGAATCGATGCTTTGGTTCAAGTTGGCTCGTTTAAGCCCCAGGTTGTTTTGCTCGACGTATACATGGCTGAGCTGGACGGAATTGAAGTCTGTCGGCGCCTCAAGGACAACCCACAGACCGAAGACATGAAAATCATCATGGTCACGGGACAAGTCACACCAGAAATCGAAAAAAGTGCAATCGAAGCTGGCGCTTCCGAATGTATCAATAAGCCAATCAACCTCGAAGCCCTTCTTGAAAAGCTGGGACTCCCAAACCAGGTAGACGCTTTAAGTTCTTAG
- a CDS encoding isochorismate synthase gives MVAAQKPEQNSLLHLELGIEQALLQARKANFRAYLRVHRTLVNTSFLDYLELVGNSGEQVMAWSDGRENRSFAAIGEEVGFPVHSVIRFAQAGAGCLEFSEQVIQLSLNPLEEVSPGVPVAVGGFSFAPRERSCDEVWQGWEDGHLWVPRLLLHRQDDQRGAVVTSVVYPGDSADEIRQRVLDGLGQLSELEASAQKRSQRDAFSKVVSPLSPESQEGQDARTQWCEKVEVARAAIRKGSFDKVVLARAESLVAPEGTEFAPVHTLQALRERYPDCKVFMIRKPDGSSFVGATPELFLRIEGEQVETVSLAGTARRGDTDSGDALLGEALLNSAKDRHEHQVVTQAICEALSPVAGSLQVADEPSLLRLSNVQHLETRIHGELDRPRTIMELLARMHPTPAVGGAPTLEALNWLEQYEELDRGWYAGLVGWITTEGEALFAVAIRSAMLRANKAWAFAGAGLVADSSPELEWDETKMKLLAIRQNLMLARRSDG, from the coding sequence ATGGTTGCAGCACAAAAGCCCGAGCAAAATTCACTTTTGCATTTGGAACTCGGTATTGAGCAGGCTCTCCTACAAGCCCGTAAGGCAAACTTTCGCGCCTACCTTAGAGTACACCGCACCCTCGTAAACACTAGCTTTCTGGATTATTTGGAGTTGGTTGGCAACTCTGGCGAACAGGTGATGGCATGGAGCGATGGGCGTGAAAATCGTTCCTTTGCGGCCATCGGGGAAGAGGTTGGTTTTCCAGTCCACTCTGTGATCCGATTTGCTCAGGCTGGAGCTGGTTGTTTAGAGTTCTCTGAACAAGTGATTCAACTTTCATTGAACCCATTAGAGGAAGTTTCTCCGGGCGTTCCGGTTGCCGTGGGAGGCTTTTCTTTTGCTCCCCGTGAGCGCAGTTGCGATGAAGTTTGGCAGGGCTGGGAGGACGGTCATCTGTGGGTACCACGTTTGCTTTTGCACCGCCAAGATGACCAGCGCGGGGCTGTGGTTACGTCGGTTGTATATCCTGGAGATAGCGCCGATGAGATCCGGCAACGGGTGCTCGATGGCCTGGGTCAGCTCTCAGAACTCGAAGCCAGCGCTCAAAAACGTTCCCAACGTGATGCATTTTCGAAAGTCGTTTCTCCGTTGAGCCCTGAGTCTCAAGAGGGGCAAGATGCGCGTACGCAGTGGTGTGAAAAGGTTGAAGTCGCCCGAGCGGCCATCAGGAAAGGAAGCTTCGACAAGGTTGTTTTGGCCCGCGCCGAGAGCTTAGTGGCACCTGAGGGCACAGAGTTTGCCCCGGTTCATACCCTGCAAGCGCTTCGTGAGCGTTACCCCGATTGCAAAGTATTTATGATTCGAAAACCTGATGGCTCGTCATTCGTTGGCGCCACGCCGGAGTTGTTTTTAAGAATTGAAGGGGAGCAAGTTGAAACCGTGTCTCTTGCAGGTACGGCTCGCCGCGGCGACACAGACTCAGGAGATGCACTTTTAGGTGAAGCGCTTCTCAACAGCGCGAAGGATCGCCATGAGCATCAAGTGGTGACCCAGGCGATTTGTGAAGCCTTGAGCCCTGTGGCTGGCTCTTTGCAAGTAGCTGACGAGCCCAGTTTACTGCGCCTCTCGAACGTCCAACATCTAGAGACTCGAATCCATGGTGAGCTTGACCGTCCCCGAACCATTATGGAGCTCTTGGCAAGAATGCATCCAACGCCGGCGGTTGGCGGAGCACCTACTCTCGAAGCGCTCAACTGGCTAGAGCAATACGAAGAACTCGACCGAGGCTGGTATGCAGGGCTGGTTGGCTGGATTACCACAGAAGGTGAGGCGCTCTTTGCCGTTGCCATTCGGTCGGCGATGCTTCGGGCCAATAAAGCATGGGCGTTTGCAGGCGCTGGTTTGGTTGCAGACTCAAGCCCGGAACTCGAGTGGGACGAGACCAAGATGAAGCTCTTGGCAATCCGTCAAAACTTAATGTTGGCAAGGCGAAGCGACGGGTGA